One segment of Cololabis saira isolate AMF1-May2022 chromosome 9, fColSai1.1, whole genome shotgun sequence DNA contains the following:
- the inpp5l gene encoding inositol polyphosphate-5-phosphatase A, which produces MESFTDVLLVSANVGSLFDNVGEIQTGWLQELYKTIHKYKPQFIALHFQEVGGKDYMVNMGNAENFFWNIESSEEMKDFDRVCIYVDNEFRAEDSFTALGSMYFIHKTLKNVYQYDFNVKDFKAVLGQDKHMGALDRVTTVEKEKFPKNFWPDFKWSRKGFMRTRWIIHNQGLDLVNIHLFHDASNLIACNSSPSIYSANRKNALRYVINRISDNRYTTLPFFLFGDFNFRLDTLSLVQHLSIEADVQTVKKDSSNEVEKIICEEKDNDHQVLLHIEDKLFEYLHQAVFREDNGRALLKYDKEIAAFHDVMREEDIKFPPSYPYSEDYNKPTQYMNTRCPAWCDRVLMSHTAHEFIHGRGDDEKSVVYNTIGPHFCMGDHKPVFLSFPLKTSNH; this is translated from the exons GtgggggaaattcaaactggaTGGCTGCAAGAGTTGTACAAG ACAATCCATAAGTACAAGCCACAGTTCATCGCCCTGCACTTCCAGGAGGTGGGAGGAAAGGACTATATGGTCAACATGGGAAATGCAGAAAACTTCTTCTG GAACATTGAGTCCAGTGAGGAAATGAAAGATTTTGACAGAGTTTGCATTTATGTGGACAATGAGTTCCGAGCAGAAGACAGCTTCACG GCTTTGGGGAGTATGTACTTCATCCACAAGACACTGAAAAATGTCTATCAGTATGACTTTAATG TTAAGGATTTTAAAGCAGTGTTGGGGCAGGACAAGCATATGGGCGCTCTAGACAGGGTCACCACCGtggagaaagaaaaattcccaaaGAATTTCTGGCCTGAT ttcaagtGGTCCAGGAAAGGTTTCATGAGGACCCGGTGGATCATACACAACCA aggtctagacctggtcaaCATCCATCTGTTCCATGATGCCTCCAACCTCATTGCCTGCAACTCCAGTCCTTCCATCTACTCAGCCAACCGCAAAAACGCTCTCAGATATGTCATCAACAG GATATCAGACAATCGCTACACCACTCTGCCTTTCTTCCTGTTTGGAGATTTTAACTTCCGCCTGGACACTCTTAGTCTTGTCCAG CATCTGTCCATTGAAGCAGATGTGCAGACAGTGAAAAAGGACAGCAGTAATGAAGTGGAGAAAATCATATGCGAAGAAAAAGACAATGACCACCAG GTGCTGCTTCACATCGAGGATAAGCTGTTTGAATACCTGCACCAGGCAGTCTTCAGAGAGGACAACGGCAGAGCA CTTTTGAAATACGACAAAGAAATCGCAGCCTTTCATGACGTAATGAGGGAAGAAGACATCAAGTTTCCACCCAG CTATCCTTACAGTGAGGACTACAATAAACCAACGCAGTATATGAACACTCGCTGTCCGGCCTGGTGTGATCGTGTCCTCATGTCACACACTGCCCATGAGTTCATCCACGGG AGAGGCGATGATGAGAAGAGTGTTGTCTATAACACGATAGGTCCTCATTTCTGCATGGGAGACCATAAG CCTGTATTCTTGTCATTCCCATTGAAGACAAGTAACCATTGA